A region from the Triticum aestivum cultivar Chinese Spring chromosome 3D, IWGSC CS RefSeq v2.1, whole genome shotgun sequence genome encodes:
- the LOC123077217 gene encoding uncharacterized protein (The sequence of the model RefSeq protein was modified relative to this genomic sequence to represent the inferred CDS: added 191 bases not found in genome assembly) gives MPSQQIPATPVGGITSRRHAKLLLHLVEGDGGAAAGGGASVKDLRLRRVVPPASATLDVSPECAAAAAKPGSVQIQSTPPEPVAAAEDRERKPILPRSKLVRDPGSFGYRRLLPFLNQMANKGSDISSGKDMPSENKVPIPSKELSRSDSGLADEIPPVDGSQGGAAPVDSVEPPVVKAGADTEICDSVKEETKVAPVDLASTKPSLARCTRSKFVHHPSSFSYKRMLPFLMENDISSQEGDRAKCRRLSEEQQMTSDENDVQASGQIQSATAEVSLDGSAAEVQKATQGEESASVGDSLSSEKGEFASDANAVPAGGQRQPPVSEDTPDEGNVAEVEVTVEEKASKSDEKPVPMDFVEPPIVKAEGTQEAKDCCDSVKEETKIVPGDLGSSKPSLPRCMRSKFVPHRSSFSYKRMLPFLMQNETSSQKEDMAKLQTVSEEKQLALPENDVLASGNHLSVSEGSPEACYQAELDRIVEEISSRPDENYLLKGVQLQSAVPLAEVSLDVSTAEVQKVTQEVLASDGDLLSPDKGELTSERNAVLAGGQCQLAVSDGSAKESDVAEAERIVEEKATKSDENSVLNGRDIQSAVSEVSHQDGDTDEMKEVTEKPVLTADGDESSGLTSDKGEFLMKDQPQACDSKKLQCNADLAVAQQCQSPESRCSIKTVMVDGGADPHGAPEGHDSVASLGGLLLDVGMISKPSEPSSGSPLSAEGMSGCVAHAESGLSKVGTPSPLGSPCLEQQRLSPKIPSPSSGAFSGASFLKKRGFSPKKLSPKKGILKRHTMGCRGICMCLDCSVFRLRADRAFEFSRKQMQEADDIIVNLLEEVASLRSLAEKSSGQQEQMEACERALWVEEVAKERRQQMLAELNSHCKIPGPRVKFAQYVEGKMATSPSSSSSRRQ, from the exons ATGCCGAGCCAGCAGATCCCGGCCACGCCGGTCGGCGGCATCACCTCCCGCCGCCACGCCAAGCTCCTGCTCCATCTCGTCGAAGGGG ATCCTGCCGCGGTCCAAGCTCGTGCGCGACCCGGGCTCCTTCGGCTACCGGCGGCTGCTCCCTTTCCTCAACCAGATGGCCAACAAAG GTTCAGACATCTCAAGCGGCAAGGACATGCCCTCGGAAAACAAGGTTCCCATCCCAAGCAAGGAGCTCAGCAGATCTGACTCTGGGTTGGCCGATGAGATACCTCCCGTGGATGGGAGTCAAGGTGGAGCTGCTCCTGTTGATTCCGTGGAGCCGCCTGTTGTGAAGGCTGGAGCAGACACGGAGATCTGTGACAGTGTCAAAGAAGAAACCAAGGTTGCCCCTGTTGATCTTGCAAGCACCAAGCCC TCTCTTGCCCGCTGCACGAGGTCAAAGTTTGTTCATCACCCGAGCTCGTTCAGCTACAAGAGGATGCTGCCATTTCTCATGGAGAACG ACATCTCCTCTCAGGAAGGAGACAGGGCCAAGTGTAGAAGATTGTCAGAAGAGCAGCAAATGACATCTGATGAGAATGATGTCCAGGCTAGTGGACAGATTCAGTCTGCCACTGCAGAAGTTTCTCTGGATGGCAGTGCAGCTGAAGTGCAGAAAGCCACACAAGGAGAGGAGTCAGCTTCAGTTGGAGACTCACTGTCTTCAGAGAAGGGTGAATTTGCATCAGACGCGAATGCTGTCCCGGCCGGTGGACAGCGCCAGCCTCCTGTTTCAGAAGACACTCCAGATGAAGGAAATGTAGCTGAAGTTGAAGTCACAGTGGAAGAGAAGGCATCAAAATCAGATGAGAAGCCTGTTCCTATGGATTTTGTAGAGCCGCCTATTGTGAAGGCTGAAGGAACTCAGGAGGCAAAGGATTGCTGTGACAGTGTGAAAGAGGAAACCAAGATTGTACCTGGTGATCTTGGAAGCAGCAAGCCG TCCCTTCCCCGCTGCATGAGGTCAAAGTTTGTTCCCCATCGAAGCTCATTTAGCTACAAGAGGATGCTGCCATTTCTCATGCAGAATG AAACCTCTTCTCAGAAAGAAGACATGGCCAAACTTCAAACAGTCTCGGAAGAGAAGCAATTAGCATTGCCTGAAAATGATGTGTTGGCTAGTGGAAATCATCTTTCTGTCTCAGAAGGCTCTCCTGAAGCATGCTACCAAGCTGAACTTGACAGAATTGTAGAAGAAATATCATCAAGACCAGATGAGAACTATCTTTTGAAGGGTGTACAGCTTCAGTCTGCTGTTCCACTTGCAGAAGTCTCTCTGGATGTCAGTACAGCTGAAGTGCAGAAAGTCACACAAGAAGTGCTGGCTTCAGACGGGGACCTATTATCCCCAGACAAGGGTGAGCTAACATCAGAGAGGAATGCTGTCCTGGCTGGTGGACAGTGTCAGCTTGCTGTCTCAGATGGCTCTGCTAAGGAAAGTGATGTAGCTGAAGCTGAGAGGATAGTTGAAGAAAAGGCAACAAAATCAGATGAGAATTCTGTACTTAATGGCAGAGATATCCAGTCTGCTGTCTCTGAAGTATCTCATCAGGATGGTGATACAGATGAAATGAAAGAGGTAACAGAGAAACCAGTATTGACTGCAGATGGAGATGAGTCAAGTGGATTAACATCAGATAAGGGTGAGTTTCTGATGAAAGATCAGCCTCAGGCATGTGACTCAAAGAAGTTACAATGCAATGCTGATCTTGCTGTGGCACAACAATGCCAGAGCCCAGAGTCAAGATGTTCTATCAAAACAGTAATGGTGGATGGTGGAGCTGATCCACATGGTGCACCAGAGGGACATGATTCTGTGGCTTCTCTTGGTGGCCTACTGCTTGATGTGGGAATGATCAGCAAGCCTTCTGAACCTTCTAGTGGCTCACCCTTATCAGCAGAGGGAATGTCTGGTTGTGTTGCACATGCTGAATCAGGGTTGAGTAAAGTGGGCACACCGTCTCCATTGGGTTCTCCTTGTTTGGAACAACAACGCCTTTCTCCGAAGATACCCTCCCCTAGCAGTGGCGCTTTCAGCGGCGCCTCTTTTCTGAAGAAACGGGGCTTTTCTCCCAAGAAACTTTCTCCAAAGAAGGGAATACTTAAGAGGCATACAATGGGGTGCAGGGGCATCTGCATGTGCTTGGACTGCAGCGTATTTCGTCTACGTGCTGATAGAGCTTTTGAGTTCTCTAGGAAGCAGATGCAAGAGGCAGACGATATAATAGTGAACTTACTGGAGGAGGTGGCAAGTCTTAGGAGTCTGGCGGAGAAATCTTCTGGCCAA CAGGAGCAGATGGAAGCTTGCGAGAGGGCGTTGTGGGTAGAGGAGGTGGCCAAGGAGCGTCGGCAGCAGATGCTGGCTGAGCTCAACTCTCACTGCAAAATTCCT GGCCCAAGGGTGAAATTCGCTCAGTACGTCGAGGGAAAGATGGCCA